Genomic segment of Candidatus Chlorohelix allophototropha:
ATTATGTTAGGAATGGGTGCAATTGCTTCGTCCGTTCTGAACGGTATGGAGCGATTTCTAGTTCCTGCGCTTGCGCCTCTCTTTTATAACCTAAGCATCATTCTAGGAGCGTTGTTTCTCTCACAGAGCATGGGGGTATATGGGCTTGTAGCGGGCGTAATTGGCGGTGCGGCGCTCTATCTGCTGCTCCAGATTCCTGCCATGTTCCGGGCGGGTTTTCGCTTCAAAGTGGGGTTGGATTGGCAAGCGGAAGGGGTTAGGCGAGTGTTAACCTCGCTTGGTCCGCGACTCATCGGGCAAGCCGCCTTGCAGATAAATTTCATTGTGATTACCAACCTTGCTTCGGGCGAACCTAAAACCGTATCCGCGCTAAATTATGCTTTCCAGCTTTTCATGCTTCCGCATGGTTTGTTCGCGCTGAGTGTGGCAGTAGTGACCTTCCCGGCAATGGCACGTCTCTACGGAGCGGGCGACCTAGCAGGCTTGAAGGCTAAGCTGGTGGAAGGTTTGCGCCGCATTTATTTTTTCGCGCTACCCGCTACGCTTGGGCTAGGTTTGCTGGCAACTCCTATCGTGCGCTCCTTGTTTGAGCTTGGCAATTTCGATAAAACTAGCACCCAGATGGTTAGCTATCCGTTGGTATTTTTCAGCATTGGACTGGTTGGCTACGGTGTAACCGAAATTACCACCCGCACATTTTATGCGATGCACAACACTATCATTCCGGTTTTCGCCGCAGTAATAACCGTGCTGAGCAATGTGGCGTTGAGTATTGTGCTGCAACGTTCGCTAGGACATGGTGGGCTTGCGCTCAGCCTCGCTCTCACCAATACGTTAGAGGCGCTGATATTGCTCTACCTGATTAGGCGCAAGCTTGGAGCGTTAGATACAGGTAATGGGCTATGGCTTGGCATGCTTAAAATTACGCTGGCAGGCGACCTGATGGGTACATTTCTACTGCTGGCGGGCTGGTTGCTGGCAACGCCCCTGACAGACCTTTCCAAAGTCCCACTCATCCTACTGACAGGTGCGATTATTGGTGTAGCGGGTGCGATTTTCGGTGGCGCTGCCTATCTGCTCAAAATCGAGGAATTGCATAGTGTGACCGCGCGTTTCCGCCGCCGGGCTTAAAGGCTCTCAGAGTCTATCCCTAATTCACGCAATCGCGCCAAGCTCTTTCTTTTGTGGCAACTTTCGGTAGGTATAATAAAAAAACAAGGGGCTGTTTATACCCCTTGCCTTAGAGATTTATTCTTGCCTTGTTATTTGCTGATACGACTCAGCCCCAACGCTTGGAACATGGAGGGGCGTTTGCCGTAAAGCAGTACGCCTGCTCGGTAAATCCGCGCTGCATACCAACCGCTAACCACGATACCCCCTGCCAATAGCAAAAATGACAACGCGATTTCCCACGGCTCAACCGAGCCAAAACCCACTCGCGCCAGCATCAATATTGGGCTGAAGAAGGGTACGAAGGACAACACCTTTACCCATATCGCATCAATTGCCTGTAAGCCGAAGATTGACACGAAATACGCGATCATCATCAACGTAGAGATAGGCGCAATGGATTGGTTGACATCTTCTGAGCGACTGCACAAACTCCCGGCGGCAGCATAGAGCATCGAATATAGGAAGAAGCCGCCCAGATAGAATAACAGGAAGTAGCCAAGAGTAGAGATATCAAAACCAGACAAGTTGAAGGAGTTTGAACTGGCATCCCCGGTCAATGCTTCGGTAATTGGTCCTTGTAAAAGCAAGGCGGGTACTGCTACCAGCCCAACTATTAGGATGGAAACCAAACCCAACAAGCCAATGCCGAACACTTTGCCGAACATTATATCGGTGGGTTTTGCCGCGCTAATCATGATTTCCATCACTCGACTGCTCTTTTCTTCTGCCACGCCTTGTGCAATAATCGAGCCGAAAGCGTTCAGGGAAATAAAAAGCATAATTATCAATATCAAAACCACCCCGTAGGAAGCCGCTACCTGTGCTTCATCTTTGGCAATACCTTTGTTCTGACTGCGTTCCAGTTCGGTATCGGTCACTTTGATAGAAGCAGGGGTGGTAGTAACCTGCGGCGGGACATTCGCTCGCACAAGCCTGTCGGCAATGGTTAAGCGGGTTGCTGCATCAGAGACACGCTGGGTAGAAGTACCGTTTCGACCATCTTTGGTATAGTAATCAAAACTCAATTCATTTTTACTGTCACGGCTGATTTGCAGAACACCGTTGATTTTTCCATCCCGTACTTGTTGTTTCAGTCTATCCACCTGATCGGTAGAACTGTAGCTGATGACAAAAGGCGGTTTCTTGGGTTTGTTGGTGGTTACGCCGTTCAGTGAATAATTGACGTTAGTATTGAGATAATCATCAAGGAAAGTAGTAAGCTCAAGCCCGCCTATATTCGACTCTTTAGTATTGTTTACAATTGACAGGTGGGTCTGTGAACCACCTGTAATGGCAGTGATAATTACCGGAACATACATGTAACCTAAAAACACCAAAATGGTGATTATTATTGTTATCAAAAACGACCTTTTTTTGACGCGGGTTGAAAATTCGCGCATGAGAATCAATCTAAAGGGATTCATTTCATTTCTCCACTCTTGGAAGCTACACCTTACCCGTTAAACGCTTGCCTGATAATCTCAAGACTTTGCAGCAGTCAGCGTCTGGTTATATTCCTTTGCCACTGCGGCGAAGCGGTTGGGGTCTTCGGTTATGGAAACACCCGCTACCTTCTCGATAAAGATGTCGTTAAGTGACGGTTCTGCCAATTCGAAGCGCAATACATGGTCGCCTCGCTGTAACACCAGTCGTAGCAAATCGTCGGTAGTGGTGGGCGCAGAAAGATGCAATTCCACATAATCGGCACGACGTTTGGTGACGGATACTCCCGGTATCTGGTCAAGCCAGAGCATTTCAATATCATTTTGTAGCGCAAGGCGTACCACTTTTCTGCCTGTTCCGCTCTTTATCTCACGCAAATTGCCGTGTAGCAATACCTGCCCCTTGTTGATAAGCACGATGTCTTCGCACAACTCTTCCACCTGCTCCATCTGGTGAGTGCTGAAGATAATCGTTTTTCCACGCTTGTGCATCTCAAGGAAGGCTTCTTTTAGCTGGTTAACATTTATTGGGTCAAGTCCACTGAAAGGCTCATCCATAATTAGGATTTCAGGGTCGTGTAGTACCGCCGCTAGGAACTGGATTTTTTGCTGATTACCTTTGGAAAGTTCTTCAAGCTTTTTCTTGCGGTTCTGCTGGATGTCAAAACGATCAAGCCAATAATTTAAATGTTCTTCTGCTACTTTTTTGGGAGTTCCAAGTAATCGCGCCAGAAAGATAAGCTGTTCGTCCACCACCATTTTGGGGTATAAACCGCGTTCTTCCGGCAAATATCCAAAGCTTCGCCTAGGTATGTCAATGATCGATTTCCCCTTCCAGGTAATAGTACCGCTATCAGGACGCAAAATGTCCAGAATCATGCGAATTGTGGTAGTTTTGCCCGCTCCATTCGGACCGAGAAAACCGAATATATCGCCTGTCTCAACGGAGAAACTAATTTCATTGGCGGCTTGTATCCGAGTTTTTACGACTTTACTCTTTTTTTTGCGTCCGGTATTACCTGTTTCGCCTTCAACCGCTATCTCGGTTGTAAAGGTTTTGTTGACCTTATCCAACAAGAGCATAATGCCCTCCTTAAAACTGAATCTTTTATTCATGTTAGCGCCAAAGTCTTAGCGCGAGTATTTCTGCTTCTCATAGTAAGCCGATATTAAATAATTAACAATGGTCTATAGACTAATCTTGCT
This window contains:
- the murJ gene encoding murein biosynthesis integral membrane protein MurJ, whose protein sequence is MRRIFSNTLIVMVATLASRVLGLLREVVIAARFGTGEDYSAYVAAFKIPDMLFLVLSGGALGSALIPVFAGMLGQGDKDKAWRLANAVVNDAFVALLISGIVAFVFAPYLVSWVVAPNFSPAQQELTTSLTRLLLLQPIMLGMGAIASSVLNGMERFLVPALAPLFYNLSIILGALFLSQSMGVYGLVAGVIGGAALYLLLQIPAMFRAGFRFKVGLDWQAEGVRRVLTSLGPRLIGQAALQINFIVITNLASGEPKTVSALNYAFQLFMLPHGLFALSVAVVTFPAMARLYGAGDLAGLKAKLVEGLRRIYFFALPATLGLGLLATPIVRSLFELGNFDKTSTQMVSYPLVFFSIGLVGYGVTEITTRTFYAMHNTIIPVFAAVITVLSNVALSIVLQRSLGHGGLALSLALTNTLEALILLYLIRRKLGALDTGNGLWLGMLKITLAGDLMGTFLLLAGWLLATPLTDLSKVPLILLTGAIIGVAGAIFGGAAYLLKIEELHSVTARFRRRA
- a CDS encoding ABC transporter permease, translated to MITIIITILVFLGYMYVPVIITAITGGSQTHLSIVNNTKESNIGGLELTTFLDDYLNTNVNYSLNGVTTNKPKKPPFVISYSSTDQVDRLKQQVRDGKINGVLQISRDSKNELSFDYYTKDGRNGTSTQRVSDAATRLTIADRLVRANVPPQVTTTPASIKVTDTELERSQNKGIAKDEAQVAASYGVVLILIIMLFISLNAFGSIIAQGVAEEKSSRVMEIMISAAKPTDIMFGKVFGIGLLGLVSILIVGLVAVPALLLQGPITEALTGDASSNSFNLSGFDISTLGYFLLFYLGGFFLYSMLYAAAGSLCSRSEDVNQSIAPISTLMMIAYFVSIFGLQAIDAIWVKVLSFVPFFSPILMLARVGFGSVEPWEIALSFLLLAGGIVVSGWYAARIYRAGVLLYGKRPSMFQALGLSRISK
- a CDS encoding ABC transporter ATP-binding protein; this translates as MLLLDKVNKTFTTEIAVEGETGNTGRKKKSKVVKTRIQAANEISFSVETGDIFGFLGPNGAGKTTTIRMILDILRPDSGTITWKGKSIIDIPRRSFGYLPEERGLYPKMVVDEQLIFLARLLGTPKKVAEEHLNYWLDRFDIQQNRKKKLEELSKGNQQKIQFLAAVLHDPEILIMDEPFSGLDPINVNQLKEAFLEMHKRGKTIIFSTHQMEQVEELCEDIVLINKGQVLLHGNLREIKSGTGRKVVRLALQNDIEMLWLDQIPGVSVTKRRADYVELHLSAPTTTDDLLRLVLQRGDHVLRFELAEPSLNDIFIEKVAGVSITEDPNRFAAVAKEYNQTLTAAKS